The following proteins are co-located in the Sandaracinaceae bacterium genome:
- a CDS encoding SMP-30/gluconolactonase/LRE family protein, producing MSDKPRKSVSLKHLALLVLVALVAYLAFYPVPADPVAWSAPPAPGFEGPFAPSVDLSRQDRLVPELTGAEALTFDAQGRLVTGLLDGRIIRLEEGGQVTTIVNTEGRPLGMVYAPDGTLYVADALRGLLSVSPTNEIRVLVRSHEGRNMAFVDDVDRLPDGRLVFTDASDRFGLDEWKLDLIEHRPRGRVFVYDPATQTNTLLTSGLFFANGVAASADGSFALVCETGAYRVQRIELTGPRAGEHAPVIENLPGFCDNIRRSEDGQSFFVALPSPRDAVLDATASLPSLRRVILRLPEAVQPAPKEYTSFIRIDGTGRVLQVGHATHDGSYGPATTAIDHGGALYFGSLSASGVGRVRAQ from the coding sequence GTGAGCGACAAGCCCCGCAAGTCCGTTTCGTTGAAGCACCTCGCGCTGCTCGTGCTGGTGGCGCTGGTCGCCTATCTCGCGTTCTACCCCGTGCCCGCGGACCCGGTCGCCTGGTCGGCGCCGCCTGCGCCGGGCTTCGAAGGCCCGTTCGCGCCCAGCGTGGACCTCTCGCGGCAGGACCGTCTCGTGCCCGAGCTGACCGGCGCCGAGGCCCTCACCTTCGACGCGCAGGGGCGGTTGGTCACGGGCCTGCTCGATGGCCGCATCATCCGGCTGGAGGAGGGCGGACAGGTGACCACCATCGTGAACACCGAGGGCCGCCCGCTCGGTATGGTCTACGCACCCGATGGCACGCTGTACGTGGCCGATGCGCTCCGTGGGTTGCTCTCGGTCTCGCCCACCAACGAGATCCGGGTGCTGGTCCGCAGCCACGAAGGCCGCAACATGGCGTTCGTGGACGACGTGGACCGCCTGCCGGACGGGCGTCTGGTGTTCACGGATGCGTCGGACCGGTTCGGTCTCGACGAGTGGAAGCTCGACCTCATCGAGCATCGCCCGCGCGGGCGCGTCTTCGTGTACGACCCGGCCACGCAGACCAACACGCTGCTCACCAGCGGGCTGTTCTTTGCGAACGGTGTGGCGGCGTCGGCCGACGGTTCGTTCGCGTTGGTGTGCGAGACGGGCGCGTACCGCGTGCAGCGCATCGAGCTCACGGGGCCGCGCGCCGGCGAGCACGCTCCGGTCATCGAGAACCTGCCCGGTTTCTGCGACAACATTCGGCGGAGCGAAGACGGCCAGAGCTTCTTCGTGGCGCTGCCTTCCCCACGGGACGCCGTGCTGGACGCCACGGCCTCGCTGCCGAGCCTGCGCCGTGTGATCCTGCGGCTCCCCGAGGCGGTGCAGCCCGCACCGAAGGAGTACACCTCGTTCATTCGCATCGACGGAACCGGGCGAGTGCTGCAGGTGGGCCACGCCACGCACGATGGCTCCTACGGCCCTGCTACCACGGCCATCGACCACGGCGGGGCGCTCTACTTCGGCAGCCTCTCGGCAAGCGGCGTGGGCCGCGTTCGCGCCCAGTGA